TTACACCGTGTCCTTTACTACAAAACAGCCAAACATACATTCATAATCCTAGAACTATTGTCGTAAGTAGCATATTTGAAAGCATTATGTCAGACAGGTGCAGCCTaagctgtttttctcttttaaaggtAGGTAACAGGTCTGCACCACTGTGCTCACATAACGCAGCAACTCATGTGACAGTAATCAGTTAAATGCTTTCACTGTTACAAAATgctttagagagaaaaaaacaagaaaacaaatgcGCACGTCAGTTTCTTGTTCTCAAACCGTGCTATTTCAGGAGACCCCCATGCTGTCACCCCTCTGCCCTGCAAAGGGGCTGCTTCGCTGTGGGGGTCACATCCCCATCCCCGCCGCGCGGCTCCCGGCGGCGACACCCGCGAGGTAGGTACCAGATATCCCCAATGGCAGAGCCAAGACTGTGTGGCACCCTGGCACGCCGGTGTCTGCCCGCCTGCTGGAGCGTCCCCGCCGGCAACGAGGCTCCTCCgggcccagggcagcagcttaCAGCAAACTGCTGGGCAGGTTGCTGCTCTGCCACCGCAGGCAGGTGGTCTTAGAGTGTTTGTAGAGGTGGCTGGACTGGCTGAAGCGCTTGCCACACTTGAGGCAGGCGTAGGGCTTCTCCCCCGTGTGCACACGGATGTGCTTCTTGCAGTCCGTGAGCGTCAGGAAGGTCTTGCAGCAGATCTTGCAGGCGTACTTGCGCGCGCCCTCCACCACCAGCACGTTGTGCTCCGACAGAGCCTTCTTGCACTTGGACAGGACGTCTGCGGACGCCCTGGTCAGCTGCGGTGGGCCCGGCTGCGACAGGTGCCCGCTCTCGAAAGAAGTGCTCCCGTTCATCATCAGCTGGGAGCCGGAtgagctctcctgcagctgcgAGCCCCGCACAGAGGTCACCACGGGCATCTTGGGGGCAATGCGGCGGTAGCCAGGGAAGCCACCGGCCCCACCTCTCACCGAGCCCATCATGGCCCGAGACAGCGAGTGCAAGCCCAGGCCCGAGCGTGGGAAATCCATGCCGAACTGCTCCGCTGCTCGGTACCCGGAGGTCTGCACGCACGGCAGACCCATCACATCCTGCATGGGTCTCACGAAGTGGGAGTCCGTGGGCTCACTGAATGGGTTCTCCACGTGGGAGACGGCGGCGGACGAGTGGCCACCGGTGGGCCCCGACTCCGGGCTCATCAGGTAAGAGGCGTCACTGTCCATCCTGCAGTCACTGGTGGTATTGGGAATGTTGTCGTCGTTGTTTTGGCTGGCACCAAAGCCACCTCCCCtgtttttattcaaaaaatTTGAAATGCTGAAAGAAGACTTGTGTTCCAGGTTGTTGGACACCTCCATAATGTGGATGTCTCCCACCCTGTCAGTGCTGGACTGAGGGTCCGAGAAGCTGCGGTCACTGCTCTCAGGACTCAGCTCTATCTTCTCTGCACTCACCACTCCTCCTTCCACCTCCACAGACTCGCTGCCCTCTGCCTGGGAGGTGACATCGCTCACCTCATCCTGAGGCTCTGGGGAGCTCAGGGGCTCAGACTTCACCACCACCCTCATGTGCTCCTTCTCATTCAGGCCGACCTCCGGATTTTCGCACGGGAAGTTGCTCTTCTCAGCAGAGGCCTCCTGGTCAAAACTGGTTTCCACTTGTGTGGCCTGGGACGCCATGGACATCTGGGAAATGTTTCCCCCACCGTTGTCCGACTGGCTGGGCACTTGAGCATCCTCCTGAGCACCAAAAGACTGGTCGAACATGATCGTGTTGTCCTCCTGGTTATCAGCAACAGTGTCGGCCTTGGAGTTGTCCACAATCTTCAGCGAGTCCGGAGAGAAGAAATCCTCCCGCGAGTGGACCACGGGCTGCCCGCTCTCGGCGGCCACGTCGGACACGGGCTCCTCCATGGCGGGCCGGATGCGCTGGCGGGCGCGCTCCTCGGAGGACTGCTTGCGCTTGTGCAGGCGGCGGATGGGGAAGGCAGCGCGCTGCTCCAGCCCGCCGCGCAGGGCCGGGCCCATGGCGCCGGGTGGCTCCTCGGTGCCCTGCGAGGAGCCCAGCGCCGAGCTGACGAtgctgagccccagctgctgcagcatgaAGGAGCGCTGCAGCCGCGCGCTCTGCTCCTGCGCGCGCTCGCTCGGCGGCGACAGCGGCAGCGTCCGCGTCGTCAGGTAGTGCTTGCAGGCCTTCACCACGGAGTTGAGGTGCAGGTGGGACGCGGCCAGCAGCACGTCCATCACGTTGCTCTCCCCCAGCATGAGCGTGGAGGTGTACATCATGTCGATGAGCGCGGCGAAGGCCTCGGCCGTCACCACCTCGCTGTCCAGCTGGATCATGTTCATGGTCTGGTCGCCCTCGGCCACGGTGAAGAGCGCGCGGAAGTGCGTGCTGCAGGCGGCCAGCACGGAGCGGTGCGCCTTGAAGTGCCTGTTTCCCACCACGATGACGCAGTCGCACAGCTGCCCATGGAGCCTCTGGTAGTTGAGCTGCTGGAAGACTTGCTCAAAGTGCCCTGGGAAATCCATGGTCCTGCAAAACACAAGAGACCGCTATGTGGGCCAGCAAGTTGATCAGAGGGATAGAGCAGgtctgctgtgaggaaagggtGAGtaaattgggattgttcagcctggagaaggctgcaGGGCGACCTAACCATGGCCTTCCGGTTCTGAAGGGGGACACAGCAAAGGTGGGACAAGACTATTCATGAGGGCCTGCAATGAAGGAGAAAGGGGAGTGGGCTCAAACAGAAAGACAAGAGCAGAAGATGGGATTCTTCTGTGGGAGGGTcgggaggccctggcacagggtgcccagaggagctgtggctgcccctggacccctggcagtgtccacGGCCAGGCTGGGCATTGgctcttggagcagcctgggacagtggaaggtctcccaaggcagggggtggaactaGACAAGGTGGCCTTCCAGCCCAAATTGTATGATTCCATGATTGAAGTCCTGGTCGGGCTGCAGTGAACCAGGCTGTGAAGACAAAAGGACAGCTGAAAGACAGACAAACAGAAACTGGTCTGACTTTACCACCACCACAGGCACCAAAGCCAGCAGTctggaggacaaggacaagcAGTGAAAACCCAGGTTCTGCCAAAGAGCTGACCGCAGCACCACCCATGTCACAGGCAGCTGTGTCGGAAACTGGACAATGGGGATCACCTCACAAGTTAAACATTTAATCCCGgtttgcaaaaaaaatcttattacaATAATAACCCCCTCTGATACACTGCTCACACAACTGGGACTGCTGGCAAAACAATGTGCTGCTCAACAAGACGAGTAGGCAAGAGTCAGGCGTGGTTTCTGCTTAAATTTTCATTAACAGAACAAGAGTCGTATCCTAGTAGATTCATGTCAAGACTACATAAGTGACCCTCGGCAATATCTTGACTTTTCCTCatcaaaaaaacaacaaagtgTAAGATTTGGTGAGCAGAAGGGCTGCACGTCCAAGGCGCACACACAGAAGTTCCTGTGCTgatgtttgttttccagcagcaaCGTGACAGCATCAATGGGCACAAGACCATAAAGCAGCTAAAAAATTGTCACATGGCCAGAATTATACTTTTGAGGAAGGATTGAATGTAAGTGTGCTGGTTCAGACTTACAAACATCCTCAAACACGGACgtgtttgctgctttttctttcctgcccaTCACTGTCTTTGCTGGCCAGCTCGCTGCCCCGCACAGGATATCCCAAGAATCCCACCGTGTGTCCTTGGAGGGAGTCAGAACAGGGAGATCATTCACCAGTTATCACCTCGAATACCCAGCACGGGGAAAATGAAGTAATTTGGAGCCCTTGAAAACTCCGGAATATTAACTGACTGTTGGATAACCAGGGGTCTCCTGCGGAAAGGTGCTCTTCTCAAGACAGTGCCTTTTCCccagtattttttcctttacgTATCACCTGCAACATCGAAGATTTGCGCCCCTCCCACAGAAGCACCTGCATCCCAGCGCTGCATCACCGCCGGTGAAGACGCACCCGGGGACTCCGTTTTGTGTCGCACACGGGACATAAAGGGGAGTCCGGAGAGCCCCGGTCGCGCCCCGACGCTGGGGTCACTGGTCTCCGCCTcaccgccgccccccgccccgctcaCCTGCGGTGTCCGTGCGGGAAGGGCCGTGCGAGGCTCAGGATGGGGACTGGGATCGGGACTGGGATCGGGatcggccccggccccgctcccgccgctccggccccgcccgccccgccccgaCGCGCCGACCGAGCGCGTCACTTCCGGCCGCTGGCGGCGCGGGCCCTGCTGGTAGCCAATCGGCGAGCTCGTTATTTATAGGCGGCGGCAGAGTGCCACCTCGCCCAATCGGGACTGAGCTTATTGCCACGCCGGGAGACACTGGCGGAAGAGGCGGAGGAGCGGGAGCCGGAGCGGGACGCGCATCGCAGCCGCACCCCCTCATTCAGCCCTCGCCATGGCCGCCGCCACTTGGCGCTACCGCGGGAACCCCGAGGCGGAGCGACCGGCGGCGCTCGGTGAGCGGGACCGGGCCGGGGCGTGGGGCGGGTCGTGCGGCCCCTCGGGGATGGCGGCCGGCCCCAGATCTCACGGGCTTCCTCTCCCGCAGTGCGGTTCGCCAACGGGAAGCTGCAGCGCCCCGACTCCCTGCGCTTCACCGTGTACCGGCACCGGGACACGGCGCATCCCCGGAAGGGGCACCGCAGGATCGTGGTAAGGGCCCGCCCTGGGGCGGCTGCGGACCATCGGGCGGCAGTAATATGGGGATGTTGTGATAGTGGTACACAGTGGGGCAGTAGCCATAAAATGGCCATAATCGGATAAAAGTCGCGGATGTCATTAAAGAGCCCCATGGGCGGCAGGGCCCGTTGGAGACCACAACGGGAGCGGCGGCCGggccccagcccaggctgttccCATGTGTAGTCCCCACCGAGCAATTCCTGCTGCGGGCTGCGAGGGAGTTTGACTCCGTTCTGCCCTCAGGGCTGTggcctcagcagctcccaccgGCTGGAGTGAGGAACtcttccttgtgagggtgggcaggccctggatccctggcagtgtccaaggccaggctgggcattggggtttggagcaacctgggatagtggaaggtgtccctggccatggcaagGGGTGGAATGGATGGGTTCTAAGGTCTCTTATAACTCAAACCAGTCAGGGGTTCTATGAATATCTGTGCTGAGCTTTgaagcagattttttaaaaaactaacaAAGTTTGTGCTAGCACGTTGCACGGGGATGTGTTCCAGATGCGGAGGTATCTCTGGGTTCCAGAGGAACCAGAGGAGGCTCTGGCACCGATGTGGCTGAT
This genomic window from Prinia subflava isolate CZ2003 ecotype Zambia chromosome Z, Cam_Psub_1.2, whole genome shotgun sequence contains:
- the ZBTB5 gene encoding zinc finger and BTB domain-containing protein 5; the encoded protein is MDFPGHFEQVFQQLNYQRLHGQLCDCVIVVGNRHFKAHRSVLAACSTHFRALFTVAEGDQTMNMIQLDSEVVTAEAFAALIDMMYTSTLMLGESNVMDVLLAASHLHLNSVVKACKHYLTTRTLPLSPPSERAQEQSARLQRSFMLQQLGLSIVSSALGSSQGTEEPPGAMGPALRGGLEQRAAFPIRRLHKRKQSSEERARQRIRPAMEEPVSDVAAESGQPVVHSREDFFSPDSLKIVDNSKADTVADNQEDNTIMFDQSFGAQEDAQVPSQSDNGGGNISQMSMASQATQVETSFDQEASAEKSNFPCENPEVGLNEKEHMRVVVKSEPLSSPEPQDEVSDVTSQAEGSESVEVEGGVVSAEKIELSPESSDRSFSDPQSSTDRVGDIHIMEVSNNLEHKSSFSISNFLNKNRGGGFGASQNNDDNIPNTTSDCRMDSDASYLMSPESGPTGGHSSAAVSHVENPFSEPTDSHFVRPMQDVMGLPCVQTSGYRAAEQFGMDFPRSGLGLHSLSRAMMGSVRGGAGGFPGYRRIAPKMPVVTSVRGSQLQESSSGSQLMMNGSTSFESGHLSQPGPPQLTRASADVLSKCKKALSEHNVLVVEGARKYACKICCKTFLTLTDCKKHIRVHTGEKPYACLKCGKRFSQSSHLYKHSKTTCLRWQSSNLPSSLL